A part of Tessaracoccus timonensis genomic DNA contains:
- a CDS encoding citrate synthase: MEEYATLNFDDRSIALPIVTGTEGERAVDISSLRAESGLTTLDEGLGNTASCRSAITYIDGEQGILRYRGIPIEQLAEKSSFIEVAELLIFGDLPSQEERQEFRALLEENSALHRDMRKLFDGFPSDAHPMAMLSAVINGLQAYDLPQIRIDDEVSFRHAAAVLISKVRTIAAASYKAHLGQPLVYPRFDLSYAENFLHMMFTQPYKEYEPTPEVAHALNMFLVLHADHEQNCSTSTVRMVASGGANLYAAVSAGVCALWGDRHGGANMAVIQMLERIREQDMPVKTYLEQVKRKGSGERLMGFGHRVYRNFDPRALVLKNAANDLLDAMRIDDPLLDIARELEAAALDDDYFAERQLYPNVDFYSGIILRAIGIPLDMFTVMFAIGRTPGWIAHWKEISDAERQRIYRPRQIYVGEGKTDWQPKSERKSRFGWFPGRRKN, translated from the coding sequence ATGGAGGAGTACGCAACACTGAACTTCGACGATCGCAGCATCGCGCTGCCCATCGTTACCGGCACCGAGGGCGAACGCGCCGTCGATATCTCGTCGCTGCGCGCCGAATCCGGCTTAACCACACTCGACGAGGGGCTGGGCAACACTGCCTCGTGCCGCTCCGCGATCACCTACATCGACGGCGAGCAGGGCATCCTGCGCTACCGCGGCATCCCCATCGAACAGCTGGCGGAGAAATCGTCGTTCATCGAAGTGGCGGAGCTGCTGATTTTCGGCGACCTACCGTCGCAGGAGGAACGCCAGGAGTTCCGAGCCCTGCTCGAAGAGAACTCTGCTTTGCACCGTGACATGCGCAAACTCTTCGACGGGTTCCCCTCCGACGCGCACCCCATGGCCATGCTGTCTGCCGTCATCAACGGCCTACAGGCCTACGATCTTCCCCAGATCCGTATCGATGACGAAGTGAGTTTCCGCCACGCGGCTGCGGTGCTGATCTCGAAGGTTCGCACCATCGCAGCGGCGTCCTACAAGGCCCATCTCGGGCAGCCGCTGGTGTACCCGCGATTCGATCTTTCGTACGCGGAGAACTTTCTGCACATGATGTTCACGCAACCGTACAAGGAGTACGAGCCCACGCCAGAGGTAGCGCACGCGCTGAACATGTTCCTCGTGCTGCACGCCGACCACGAACAGAACTGCTCTACGTCTACGGTGCGCATGGTGGCCTCCGGCGGGGCGAACCTGTACGCGGCCGTCTCGGCCGGTGTCTGCGCGCTGTGGGGTGACCGCCACGGTGGGGCCAACATGGCGGTGATCCAGATGCTCGAGCGCATCCGCGAGCAGGACATGCCCGTGAAAACCTACCTCGAGCAGGTGAAACGCAAGGGCTCCGGTGAGCGACTGATGGGGTTCGGACACCGCGTGTATCGCAACTTCGACCCCCGCGCACTCGTCCTCAAGAACGCTGCCAACGACCTCCTGGACGCAATGCGCATCGACGACCCGCTGTTGGACATCGCCCGCGAGCTGGAGGCGGCCGCCCTCGACGACGACTACTTCGCCGAGCGCCAGCTGTACCCGAACGTCGATTTCTACTCCGGCATCATTCTGCGAGCGATCGGCATCCCACTCGACATGTTCACCGTCATGTTCGCCATTGGGCGCACACCGGGCTGGATCGCCCACTGGAAG